One part of the Bicyclus anynana chromosome 8, ilBicAnyn1.1, whole genome shotgun sequence genome encodes these proteins:
- the LOC112050909 gene encoding RNA-binding protein 26 isoform X6 translates to MIIENPDAFKSWLTSILEPLCDADPAALAKYVYALVKKDKPLEELREGMLDQLDVFLQQETRPFVDMLFKSLETHDYLKHTPVEKKQPSPPPDQPPQEEPEKEPENENHVPAPPLPPADKPPIPRPRIDNGSMAHRVVVPRSRPHPHHEQTLVKLLPTELLEEPMEPPRRRERRTDSLRDKEERRRRRSRSWERRARPRRAPRDLDHERRCARRPTSRSPSPRGRYRNRSPPPLVADRHPSRSRSRSPGLVRDRDPERERDRLRPQREIERDRMSRDREHRDRISRSRDRDRSRDRSRDRSMSPHEETRLHTDPYKRRCRDFDVKGYCMRGDLCEWDHGADPVVLEDATLTRVLAIPPPVPEYNPAAPDIWGGGLVGGFAPPSIPHLPHMPHHLAPRELVPIPRVRHEPPMGAVMPPAPRHPAPMKKNFDYNRLGPSRPTLHHNPANCSLEVKKVPPGLNDITHLNNHFCKFGKIVNIQVCYEGDAEAALITFSNPTEANVAYKSTEAVLNNRFIKVFWHNPENKQENTAPGGQAGGKPAERAPHLSHNKVLINRDNIKATADNKQNADKLAKEASNGQEPAKEPVKKVDTTSKQVQEMHRRAQALLQTQLRQQKLLIERLETGNGTEQQKAALMEAINASQEGIEKLRKELVAYNGMARQMQDESVSRSMSRLQLGQLNAKKPKTPQEAQKEILDAELDIITKQQEGQDVTELAKKIVEMRRQMALQFPTHVGVRRVHSRGGRFNSAMRYIRGGVAAKGFSVNQSVDHRPKALLVSGFEPEELEALQAHFAQFGEITGKEVNLSVPELVVQYRARAHAEQALLRARHYNDRTLSITWVTNNKVLSAAPVLNGAANNSAPDNKEVQQPPQELSEDALLRFDEEEEDEEDRSWRR, encoded by the exons TTGCGACGCAGACCCGGCCGCGCTCGCTAAGTATGTGTACGCATTGGTGAAGAAGGACAAGCCTTTGGAGGAGCTGCGGGAAGGCATGCTGGACCAGCTTGACGTGTTCCTGCAGCAGG AAACCAGACCTTTCGTAGACATGCTGTTCAAGTCGCTGGAGACACATGACTACCTGAAGCACACTCCTGTGGAGAAGAAGCAGCCGTCACCACCACCGGATCAGCCTCCACAGGAGGAGCCCGAGAAAGAGCCTGAAAATGAAAACCatg TTCCAGCACCACCACTGCCACCTGCAGACAAGCCACCCATCCCTCGCCCACGTATCGACAACGGCAGCATGGCGCACCGAGTGGTGGTGCCGCGCTCGAGACCACACCCTCATCACGAGCAGACCTTAGTTAAG CTTCTACCAACAGAACTTTTAGAAGAGCCAATGGAACCTCCTAGACGAAGAGAACGTAGGACTGATTCC CTTCGCGACAAAGAggagcgccgccgccgccgctcgcGCTCGTGGGagcgccgcgcgcgcccgcgccgagCGCCGCGCGACCTGGACCACGAGCGGAGGTGCGCCAG GAGGCCCACGTCGCGCTCGCCGTCGCCGCGCGGTCGCTACCGCAACAGGAGCCCGCCGCCGCTCGTCGCAGACAGACATCCCAGTCGCTCTAG ATCGAGATCCCCAGGACTAGTCCGCGACCGTGACCCGGAGCGCGAAAGGGACAGACTGCGGCCACAGCGTGAGATAGAGAGGGACAGAATGTCGCGCGACAGAGAGCATAGAGATAGAATCTCTCGCTCCAGGGACAGAGATCG GTCACGTGACCGGTCGCGCGACCGCTCCATGTCGCCGCACGAAGAGACACGCCTGCACACGGACCCCTACAAGAGGAGGTGTAGAGattttgatg TGAAGGGCTACTGCATGCGCGGCGACCTGTGCGAGTGGGACCACGGCGCGGACCCCGTGGTGCTGGAGGACGCCACGCTCACCAGGGTGCTGGCCATTCCGCCGCCCGTGCCAG AGTACAACCCGGCCGCGCCTGACATTTGGGGCGGTGGATTGGTGGGGGGATTCGCGCCGCCCTCCATCCCGCATCTGCCGCACATGCCTCACCACTTAGCACCTAGAGAACTCGTCCCAATACCTAG ggtgcgcCACGAGCCGCCGATGGGGGCAGTGATGCCGCCCGCGCCCAGACACCCCGCGCCCATGAAGAAGAATTTCGACTACAATCGGCTGG GTCCGTCTCGGCCGACGCTCCACCACAACCCGGCGAACTGCTCACTGGAGGTGAAGAAGGTGCCGCCCGGCCTCAACGACATCACGCACCTCAACAACCACTTCTGCAAGTTCGGCAAGATTGTCAACATCCAG GTTTGCTACGAGGGCGACGCGGAGGCGGCTCTGATTACTTTCTCCAACCCGACGGAAGCGAACGTGGCGTACAAGAGCACGGAGGCGGTGCTCAACAATCGGTTCATCAAGGTCTTCTGGCACAATCCAGAG AACAAGCAGGAGAACACGGCGCCGGGCGGGCAGGCGGGCGGCAAGCCGGCGGAGCGCGCGCCGCACCTGTCGCACAACAAGGTGCTCATCAACAGGGACAACATCAAGGCCACCGCCGACAACAAGCAGAACGCCGACAAG CTAGCCAAAGAGGCCAGCAACGGGCAGGAGCCGGCGAAGGAGCCAGTGAAGAAGGTGGACACGACGAGCAAGCAGGTGCAAGAGATGCACCGGCGCGCGCAGGCGCTGCTGCAGACGCAGTTACGGCAGCAAAAGCTGCTCATCGAGCGTCTGGAGACCG GCAACGGCACAGAGCAACAGAAAGCTGCGCTGATGGAAGCCATCAACGCGTCACAGGAAGGCATCGAGAAGCTGAGGAAAGAGCTCGTCGCCTATAACGGCATGGCGAGACAGATGCAG GACGAGTCCGTATCAAGATCGATGTCTCGCCTGCAGCTCGGCCAG CTGAATGCAAAGAAACCGAAAACGCCCCAGGAGGCGCAGAAGGAAATACTGGACGCAGAGCTGGATATTATAACGAAACAACAG GAGGGCCAAGACGTGACCGAGCTGGCCAAGAAGATAGTGGAGATGAGGAGGCAGATGGCGCTGCAGTTCCCCACGCACGTCGGCGTGCGCAGGGTGCACTCCAG GGGCGGGCGCTTCAACTCAGCGATGCGCTACATCCGGGGAGGCGTGGCCGCCAAGGGATTCAGCGTCAACCAGTCGGTGGACCACCGGCCCAAGGCGCTGCTGGTCTCCGGCTTCGAGCCTGAGGAGCTGGAGGCTTTACAGGCGCACTTTGCG CAATTCGGCGAGATCACCGGCAAGGAGGTGAACCTTTCGGTGCCCGAGCTGGTGGTGCAGTACCGCGCGCGCGCGCACGCCGAGCAGGCGCTGCTGCGGGCGCGCCACTACAACGACCGCACGCTCTCC ATAACGTGGGTGACCAACAACAAGGTGCTGAGCGCCGCGCCCGTACTCAACGGCGCGGCCAACAACTCGGCGCCCGACAACAAGGAAGTGCAG CAGCCGCCGCAGGAGTTGTCAGAGGACGCGCTTCTCCGCTTCGACGAGGAAGAGGAGGACGAGGAGGACCGCTCGTGGAGACGTTGA
- the LOC112050909 gene encoding zinc finger protein swm isoform X8, with protein MIIENPDAFKSWLTSILEPLCDADPAALAKYVYALVKKDKPLEELREGMLDQLDVFLQQETRPFVDMLFKSLETHDYLKHTPVEKKQPSPPPDQPPQEEPEKEPENENHVPAPPLPPADKPPIPRPRIDNGSMAHRVVVPRSRPHPHHEQTLVKLLPTELLEEPMEPPRRRERRTDSLRDKEERRRRRSRSWERRARPRRAPRDLDHERRCARRPTSRSPSPRGRYRNRSPPPLVADRHPSRSRSRSPGLVRDRDPERERDRLRPQREIERDRMSRDREHRDRISRSRDRDRSRDRSRDRSMSPHEETRLHTDPYKRRCRDFDVKGYCMRGDLCEWDHGADPVVLEDATLTRVLAIPPPVPEYNPAAPDIWGGGLVGGFAPPSIPHLPHMPHHLAPRELVPIPRVRHEPPMGAVMPPAPRHPAPMKKNFDYNRLGPSRPTLHHNPANCSLEVKKVPPGLNDITHLNNHFCKFGKIVNIQVCYEGDAEAALITFSNPTEANVAYKSTEAVLNNRFIKVFWHNPENKQENTAPGGQAGGKPAERAPHLSHNKVLINRDNIKATADNKQNADKLAKEASNGQEPAKEPVKKVDTTSKQVQEMHRRAQALLQTQLRQQKLLIERLETGNGTEQQKAALMEAINASQEGIEKLRKELVAYNGMARQMQLNAKKPKTPQEAQKEILDAELDIITKQQEGQDVTELAKKIVEMRRQMALQFPTHVGVRRVHSRGGRFNSAMRYIRGGVAAKGFSVNQSVDHRPKALLVSGFEPEELEALQAHFAQFGEITGKEVNLSVPELVVQYRARAHAEQALLRARHYNDRTLSITWVTNNKVLSAAPVLNGAANNSAPDNKEVQQPPQELSEDALLRFDEEEEDEEDRSWRR; from the exons TTGCGACGCAGACCCGGCCGCGCTCGCTAAGTATGTGTACGCATTGGTGAAGAAGGACAAGCCTTTGGAGGAGCTGCGGGAAGGCATGCTGGACCAGCTTGACGTGTTCCTGCAGCAGG AAACCAGACCTTTCGTAGACATGCTGTTCAAGTCGCTGGAGACACATGACTACCTGAAGCACACTCCTGTGGAGAAGAAGCAGCCGTCACCACCACCGGATCAGCCTCCACAGGAGGAGCCCGAGAAAGAGCCTGAAAATGAAAACCatg TTCCAGCACCACCACTGCCACCTGCAGACAAGCCACCCATCCCTCGCCCACGTATCGACAACGGCAGCATGGCGCACCGAGTGGTGGTGCCGCGCTCGAGACCACACCCTCATCACGAGCAGACCTTAGTTAAG CTTCTACCAACAGAACTTTTAGAAGAGCCAATGGAACCTCCTAGACGAAGAGAACGTAGGACTGATTCC CTTCGCGACAAAGAggagcgccgccgccgccgctcgcGCTCGTGGGagcgccgcgcgcgcccgcgccgagCGCCGCGCGACCTGGACCACGAGCGGAGGTGCGCCAG GAGGCCCACGTCGCGCTCGCCGTCGCCGCGCGGTCGCTACCGCAACAGGAGCCCGCCGCCGCTCGTCGCAGACAGACATCCCAGTCGCTCTAG ATCGAGATCCCCAGGACTAGTCCGCGACCGTGACCCGGAGCGCGAAAGGGACAGACTGCGGCCACAGCGTGAGATAGAGAGGGACAGAATGTCGCGCGACAGAGAGCATAGAGATAGAATCTCTCGCTCCAGGGACAGAGATCG GTCACGTGACCGGTCGCGCGACCGCTCCATGTCGCCGCACGAAGAGACACGCCTGCACACGGACCCCTACAAGAGGAGGTGTAGAGattttgatg TGAAGGGCTACTGCATGCGCGGCGACCTGTGCGAGTGGGACCACGGCGCGGACCCCGTGGTGCTGGAGGACGCCACGCTCACCAGGGTGCTGGCCATTCCGCCGCCCGTGCCAG AGTACAACCCGGCCGCGCCTGACATTTGGGGCGGTGGATTGGTGGGGGGATTCGCGCCGCCCTCCATCCCGCATCTGCCGCACATGCCTCACCACTTAGCACCTAGAGAACTCGTCCCAATACCTAG ggtgcgcCACGAGCCGCCGATGGGGGCAGTGATGCCGCCCGCGCCCAGACACCCCGCGCCCATGAAGAAGAATTTCGACTACAATCGGCTGG GTCCGTCTCGGCCGACGCTCCACCACAACCCGGCGAACTGCTCACTGGAGGTGAAGAAGGTGCCGCCCGGCCTCAACGACATCACGCACCTCAACAACCACTTCTGCAAGTTCGGCAAGATTGTCAACATCCAG GTTTGCTACGAGGGCGACGCGGAGGCGGCTCTGATTACTTTCTCCAACCCGACGGAAGCGAACGTGGCGTACAAGAGCACGGAGGCGGTGCTCAACAATCGGTTCATCAAGGTCTTCTGGCACAATCCAGAG AACAAGCAGGAGAACACGGCGCCGGGCGGGCAGGCGGGCGGCAAGCCGGCGGAGCGCGCGCCGCACCTGTCGCACAACAAGGTGCTCATCAACAGGGACAACATCAAGGCCACCGCCGACAACAAGCAGAACGCCGACAAG CTAGCCAAAGAGGCCAGCAACGGGCAGGAGCCGGCGAAGGAGCCAGTGAAGAAGGTGGACACGACGAGCAAGCAGGTGCAAGAGATGCACCGGCGCGCGCAGGCGCTGCTGCAGACGCAGTTACGGCAGCAAAAGCTGCTCATCGAGCGTCTGGAGACCG GCAACGGCACAGAGCAACAGAAAGCTGCGCTGATGGAAGCCATCAACGCGTCACAGGAAGGCATCGAGAAGCTGAGGAAAGAGCTCGTCGCCTATAACGGCATGGCGAGACAGATGCAG CTGAATGCAAAGAAACCGAAAACGCCCCAGGAGGCGCAGAAGGAAATACTGGACGCAGAGCTGGATATTATAACGAAACAACAG GAGGGCCAAGACGTGACCGAGCTGGCCAAGAAGATAGTGGAGATGAGGAGGCAGATGGCGCTGCAGTTCCCCACGCACGTCGGCGTGCGCAGGGTGCACTCCAG GGGCGGGCGCTTCAACTCAGCGATGCGCTACATCCGGGGAGGCGTGGCCGCCAAGGGATTCAGCGTCAACCAGTCGGTGGACCACCGGCCCAAGGCGCTGCTGGTCTCCGGCTTCGAGCCTGAGGAGCTGGAGGCTTTACAGGCGCACTTTGCG CAATTCGGCGAGATCACCGGCAAGGAGGTGAACCTTTCGGTGCCCGAGCTGGTGGTGCAGTACCGCGCGCGCGCGCACGCCGAGCAGGCGCTGCTGCGGGCGCGCCACTACAACGACCGCACGCTCTCC ATAACGTGGGTGACCAACAACAAGGTGCTGAGCGCCGCGCCCGTACTCAACGGCGCGGCCAACAACTCGGCGCCCGACAACAAGGAAGTGCAG CAGCCGCCGCAGGAGTTGTCAGAGGACGCGCTTCTCCGCTTCGACGAGGAAGAGGAGGACGAGGAGGACCGCTCGTGGAGACGTTGA
- the LOC112050909 gene encoding RNA-binding protein 26 isoform X4 yields MIIENPDAFKSWLTSILEPLCDADPAALAKYVYALVKKDKPLEELREGMLDQLDVFLQQETRPFVDMLFKSLETHDYLKHTPVEKKQPSPPPDQPPQEEPEKEPENENHVPAPPLPPADKPPIPRPRIDNGSMAHRVVVPRSRPHPHHEQTLVKLLPTELLEEPMEPPRRRERRTDSLRDKEERRRRRSRSWERRARPRRAPRDLDHERRRPTSRSPSPRGRYRNRSPPPLVADRHPSRSRSRSPGLVRDRDPERERDRLRPQREIERDRMSRDREHRDRISRSRDRDRSRDRSRDRSMSPHEETRLHTDPYKRRCRDFDVKGYCMRGDLCEWDHGADPVVLEDATLTRVLAIPPPVPEYNPAAPDIWGGGLVGGFAPPSIPHLPHMPHHLAPRELVPIPRVRHEPPMGAVMPPAPRHPAPMKKNFDYNRLGKGPSRPTLHHNPANCSLEVKKVPPGLNDITHLNNHFCKFGKIVNIQVCYEGDAEAALITFSNPTEANVAYKSTEAVLNNRFIKVFWHNPEFVCRGQNKQENTAPGGQAGGKPAERAPHLSHNKVLINRDNIKATADNKQNADKLAKEASNGQEPAKEPVKKVDTTSKQVQEMHRRAQALLQTQLRQQKLLIERLETGNGTEQQKAALMEAINASQEGIEKLRKELVAYNGMARQMQDESVSRSMSRLQLGQLNAKKPKTPQEAQKEILDAELDIITKQQEGQDVTELAKKIVEMRRQMALQFPTHVGVRRVHSRGGRFNSAMRYIRGGVAAKGFSVNQSVDHRPKALLVSGFEPEELEALQAHFAQFGEITGKEVNLSVPELVVQYRARAHAEQALLRARHYNDRTLSITWVTNNKVLSAAPVLNGAANNSAPDNKEVQQPPQELSEDALLRFDEEEEDEEDRSWRR; encoded by the exons TTGCGACGCAGACCCGGCCGCGCTCGCTAAGTATGTGTACGCATTGGTGAAGAAGGACAAGCCTTTGGAGGAGCTGCGGGAAGGCATGCTGGACCAGCTTGACGTGTTCCTGCAGCAGG AAACCAGACCTTTCGTAGACATGCTGTTCAAGTCGCTGGAGACACATGACTACCTGAAGCACACTCCTGTGGAGAAGAAGCAGCCGTCACCACCACCGGATCAGCCTCCACAGGAGGAGCCCGAGAAAGAGCCTGAAAATGAAAACCatg TTCCAGCACCACCACTGCCACCTGCAGACAAGCCACCCATCCCTCGCCCACGTATCGACAACGGCAGCATGGCGCACCGAGTGGTGGTGCCGCGCTCGAGACCACACCCTCATCACGAGCAGACCTTAGTTAAG CTTCTACCAACAGAACTTTTAGAAGAGCCAATGGAACCTCCTAGACGAAGAGAACGTAGGACTGATTCC CTTCGCGACAAAGAggagcgccgccgccgccgctcgcGCTCGTGGGagcgccgcgcgcgcccgcgccgagCGCCGCGCGACCTGGACCACGAGCGGAG GAGGCCCACGTCGCGCTCGCCGTCGCCGCGCGGTCGCTACCGCAACAGGAGCCCGCCGCCGCTCGTCGCAGACAGACATCCCAGTCGCTCTAG ATCGAGATCCCCAGGACTAGTCCGCGACCGTGACCCGGAGCGCGAAAGGGACAGACTGCGGCCACAGCGTGAGATAGAGAGGGACAGAATGTCGCGCGACAGAGAGCATAGAGATAGAATCTCTCGCTCCAGGGACAGAGATCG GTCACGTGACCGGTCGCGCGACCGCTCCATGTCGCCGCACGAAGAGACACGCCTGCACACGGACCCCTACAAGAGGAGGTGTAGAGattttgatg TGAAGGGCTACTGCATGCGCGGCGACCTGTGCGAGTGGGACCACGGCGCGGACCCCGTGGTGCTGGAGGACGCCACGCTCACCAGGGTGCTGGCCATTCCGCCGCCCGTGCCAG AGTACAACCCGGCCGCGCCTGACATTTGGGGCGGTGGATTGGTGGGGGGATTCGCGCCGCCCTCCATCCCGCATCTGCCGCACATGCCTCACCACTTAGCACCTAGAGAACTCGTCCCAATACCTAG ggtgcgcCACGAGCCGCCGATGGGGGCAGTGATGCCGCCCGCGCCCAGACACCCCGCGCCCATGAAGAAGAATTTCGACTACAATCGGCTGGGTAAGG GTCCGTCTCGGCCGACGCTCCACCACAACCCGGCGAACTGCTCACTGGAGGTGAAGAAGGTGCCGCCCGGCCTCAACGACATCACGCACCTCAACAACCACTTCTGCAAGTTCGGCAAGATTGTCAACATCCAG GTTTGCTACGAGGGCGACGCGGAGGCGGCTCTGATTACTTTCTCCAACCCGACGGAAGCGAACGTGGCGTACAAGAGCACGGAGGCGGTGCTCAACAATCGGTTCATCAAGGTCTTCTGGCACAATCCAGAG TTTGTGTGTCGTGGTCAGAACAAGCAGGAGAACACGGCGCCGGGCGGGCAGGCGGGCGGCAAGCCGGCGGAGCGCGCGCCGCACCTGTCGCACAACAAGGTGCTCATCAACAGGGACAACATCAAGGCCACCGCCGACAACAAGCAGAACGCCGACAAG CTAGCCAAAGAGGCCAGCAACGGGCAGGAGCCGGCGAAGGAGCCAGTGAAGAAGGTGGACACGACGAGCAAGCAGGTGCAAGAGATGCACCGGCGCGCGCAGGCGCTGCTGCAGACGCAGTTACGGCAGCAAAAGCTGCTCATCGAGCGTCTGGAGACCG GCAACGGCACAGAGCAACAGAAAGCTGCGCTGATGGAAGCCATCAACGCGTCACAGGAAGGCATCGAGAAGCTGAGGAAAGAGCTCGTCGCCTATAACGGCATGGCGAGACAGATGCAG GACGAGTCCGTATCAAGATCGATGTCTCGCCTGCAGCTCGGCCAG CTGAATGCAAAGAAACCGAAAACGCCCCAGGAGGCGCAGAAGGAAATACTGGACGCAGAGCTGGATATTATAACGAAACAACAG GAGGGCCAAGACGTGACCGAGCTGGCCAAGAAGATAGTGGAGATGAGGAGGCAGATGGCGCTGCAGTTCCCCACGCACGTCGGCGTGCGCAGGGTGCACTCCAG GGGCGGGCGCTTCAACTCAGCGATGCGCTACATCCGGGGAGGCGTGGCCGCCAAGGGATTCAGCGTCAACCAGTCGGTGGACCACCGGCCCAAGGCGCTGCTGGTCTCCGGCTTCGAGCCTGAGGAGCTGGAGGCTTTACAGGCGCACTTTGCG CAATTCGGCGAGATCACCGGCAAGGAGGTGAACCTTTCGGTGCCCGAGCTGGTGGTGCAGTACCGCGCGCGCGCGCACGCCGAGCAGGCGCTGCTGCGGGCGCGCCACTACAACGACCGCACGCTCTCC ATAACGTGGGTGACCAACAACAAGGTGCTGAGCGCCGCGCCCGTACTCAACGGCGCGGCCAACAACTCGGCGCCCGACAACAAGGAAGTGCAG CAGCCGCCGCAGGAGTTGTCAGAGGACGCGCTTCTCCGCTTCGACGAGGAAGAGGAGGACGAGGAGGACCGCTCGTGGAGACGTTGA
- the LOC112050909 gene encoding RNA-binding protein 26 isoform X2, whose protein sequence is MIIENPDAFKSWLTSILEPLCDADPAALAKYVYALVKKDKPLEELREGMLDQLDVFLQQETRPFVDMLFKSLETHDYLKHTPVEKKQPSPPPDQPPQEEPEKEPENENHVPAPPLPPADKPPIPRPRIDNGSMAHRVVVPRSRPHPHHEQTLVKLLPTELLEEPMEPPRRRERRTDSLRDKEERRRRRSRSWERRARPRRAPRDLDHERRCARRPTSRSPSPRGRYRNRSPPPLVADRHPSRSRSRSPGLVRDRDPERERDRLRPQREIERDRMSRDREHRDRISRSRDRDRSRDRSRDRSMSPHEETRLHTDPYKRRCRDFDVKGYCMRGDLCEWDHGADPVVLEDATLTRVLAIPPPVPEYNPAAPDIWGGGLVGGFAPPSIPHLPHMPHHLAPRELVPIPRVRHEPPMGAVMPPAPRHPAPMKKNFDYNRLGKGPSRPTLHHNPANCSLEVKKVPPGLNDITHLNNHFCKFGKIVNIQVCYEGDAEAALITFSNPTEANVAYKSTEAVLNNRFIKVFWHNPEFVCRGQNKQENTAPGGQAGGKPAERAPHLSHNKVLINRDNIKATADNKQNADKLAKEASNGQEPAKEPVKKVDTTSKQVQEMHRRAQALLQTQLRQQKLLIERLETGNGTEQQKAALMEAINASQEGIEKLRKELVAYNGMARQMQDESVSRSMSRLQLGQLNAKKPKTPQEAQKEILDAELDIITKQQEGQDVTELAKKIVEMRRQMALQFPTHVGVRRVHSRGGRFNSAMRYIRGGVAAKGFSVNQSVDHRPKALLVSGFEPEELEALQAHFAQFGEITGKEVNLSVPELVVQYRARAHAEQALLRARHYNDRTLSITWVTNNKVLSAAPVLNGAANNSAPDNKEVQPPQELSEDALLRFDEEEEDEEDRSWRR, encoded by the exons TTGCGACGCAGACCCGGCCGCGCTCGCTAAGTATGTGTACGCATTGGTGAAGAAGGACAAGCCTTTGGAGGAGCTGCGGGAAGGCATGCTGGACCAGCTTGACGTGTTCCTGCAGCAGG AAACCAGACCTTTCGTAGACATGCTGTTCAAGTCGCTGGAGACACATGACTACCTGAAGCACACTCCTGTGGAGAAGAAGCAGCCGTCACCACCACCGGATCAGCCTCCACAGGAGGAGCCCGAGAAAGAGCCTGAAAATGAAAACCatg TTCCAGCACCACCACTGCCACCTGCAGACAAGCCACCCATCCCTCGCCCACGTATCGACAACGGCAGCATGGCGCACCGAGTGGTGGTGCCGCGCTCGAGACCACACCCTCATCACGAGCAGACCTTAGTTAAG CTTCTACCAACAGAACTTTTAGAAGAGCCAATGGAACCTCCTAGACGAAGAGAACGTAGGACTGATTCC CTTCGCGACAAAGAggagcgccgccgccgccgctcgcGCTCGTGGGagcgccgcgcgcgcccgcgccgagCGCCGCGCGACCTGGACCACGAGCGGAGGTGCGCCAG GAGGCCCACGTCGCGCTCGCCGTCGCCGCGCGGTCGCTACCGCAACAGGAGCCCGCCGCCGCTCGTCGCAGACAGACATCCCAGTCGCTCTAG ATCGAGATCCCCAGGACTAGTCCGCGACCGTGACCCGGAGCGCGAAAGGGACAGACTGCGGCCACAGCGTGAGATAGAGAGGGACAGAATGTCGCGCGACAGAGAGCATAGAGATAGAATCTCTCGCTCCAGGGACAGAGATCG GTCACGTGACCGGTCGCGCGACCGCTCCATGTCGCCGCACGAAGAGACACGCCTGCACACGGACCCCTACAAGAGGAGGTGTAGAGattttgatg TGAAGGGCTACTGCATGCGCGGCGACCTGTGCGAGTGGGACCACGGCGCGGACCCCGTGGTGCTGGAGGACGCCACGCTCACCAGGGTGCTGGCCATTCCGCCGCCCGTGCCAG AGTACAACCCGGCCGCGCCTGACATTTGGGGCGGTGGATTGGTGGGGGGATTCGCGCCGCCCTCCATCCCGCATCTGCCGCACATGCCTCACCACTTAGCACCTAGAGAACTCGTCCCAATACCTAG ggtgcgcCACGAGCCGCCGATGGGGGCAGTGATGCCGCCCGCGCCCAGACACCCCGCGCCCATGAAGAAGAATTTCGACTACAATCGGCTGGGTAAGG GTCCGTCTCGGCCGACGCTCCACCACAACCCGGCGAACTGCTCACTGGAGGTGAAGAAGGTGCCGCCCGGCCTCAACGACATCACGCACCTCAACAACCACTTCTGCAAGTTCGGCAAGATTGTCAACATCCAG GTTTGCTACGAGGGCGACGCGGAGGCGGCTCTGATTACTTTCTCCAACCCGACGGAAGCGAACGTGGCGTACAAGAGCACGGAGGCGGTGCTCAACAATCGGTTCATCAAGGTCTTCTGGCACAATCCAGAG TTTGTGTGTCGTGGTCAGAACAAGCAGGAGAACACGGCGCCGGGCGGGCAGGCGGGCGGCAAGCCGGCGGAGCGCGCGCCGCACCTGTCGCACAACAAGGTGCTCATCAACAGGGACAACATCAAGGCCACCGCCGACAACAAGCAGAACGCCGACAAG CTAGCCAAAGAGGCCAGCAACGGGCAGGAGCCGGCGAAGGAGCCAGTGAAGAAGGTGGACACGACGAGCAAGCAGGTGCAAGAGATGCACCGGCGCGCGCAGGCGCTGCTGCAGACGCAGTTACGGCAGCAAAAGCTGCTCATCGAGCGTCTGGAGACCG GCAACGGCACAGAGCAACAGAAAGCTGCGCTGATGGAAGCCATCAACGCGTCACAGGAAGGCATCGAGAAGCTGAGGAAAGAGCTCGTCGCCTATAACGGCATGGCGAGACAGATGCAG GACGAGTCCGTATCAAGATCGATGTCTCGCCTGCAGCTCGGCCAG CTGAATGCAAAGAAACCGAAAACGCCCCAGGAGGCGCAGAAGGAAATACTGGACGCAGAGCTGGATATTATAACGAAACAACAG GAGGGCCAAGACGTGACCGAGCTGGCCAAGAAGATAGTGGAGATGAGGAGGCAGATGGCGCTGCAGTTCCCCACGCACGTCGGCGTGCGCAGGGTGCACTCCAG GGGCGGGCGCTTCAACTCAGCGATGCGCTACATCCGGGGAGGCGTGGCCGCCAAGGGATTCAGCGTCAACCAGTCGGTGGACCACCGGCCCAAGGCGCTGCTGGTCTCCGGCTTCGAGCCTGAGGAGCTGGAGGCTTTACAGGCGCACTTTGCG CAATTCGGCGAGATCACCGGCAAGGAGGTGAACCTTTCGGTGCCCGAGCTGGTGGTGCAGTACCGCGCGCGCGCGCACGCCGAGCAGGCGCTGCTGCGGGCGCGCCACTACAACGACCGCACGCTCTCC ATAACGTGGGTGACCAACAACAAGGTGCTGAGCGCCGCGCCCGTACTCAACGGCGCGGCCAACAACTCGGCGCCCGACAACAAGGAAGTGCAG CCGCCGCAGGAGTTGTCAGAGGACGCGCTTCTCCGCTTCGACGAGGAAGAGGAGGACGAGGAGGACCGCTCGTGGAGACGTTGA